From one Cyanobacteriota bacterium genomic stretch:
- the pyrE gene encoding orotate phosphoribosyltransferase, with amino-acid sequence MNTINRSEQIAAQLLEIEAVFLSPEDPFTWASGIKSPIYCDNRVSLSYPKARDLIRDSFVELIQEQYPSLDAVAGVATAGIPHASLIADKMQLPMCYVRSSNKEHGRTNQIEGKLKAGSKVVVVEDLISTGGSSLKAVEALRDAGFEVLGLVAIFTYNLQKAQDAFAEAQVDYKTLSDYDTLIELAFQLGKVKEADLQVLRDFKASI; translated from the coding sequence ATGAATACCATCAACCGATCAGAACAAATAGCCGCACAACTTCTTGAAATCGAAGCAGTTTTTTTAAGTCCTGAAGACCCATTTACCTGGGCCTCTGGAATCAAGTCACCAATTTATTGTGACAACCGAGTGAGTCTTTCTTATCCCAAGGCAAGGGATTTGATTAGAGATTCATTCGTAGAGTTGATTCAAGAACAATATCCAAGTTTAGATGCTGTTGCTGGAGTCGCTACCGCCGGAATTCCTCATGCTAGCTTGATTGCTGACAAGATGCAATTACCAATGTGCTATGTCCGTTCAAGTAATAAAGAACATGGCAGGACTAATCAGATAGAAGGTAAACTCAAAGCCGGTTCTAAGGTCGTCGTCGTTGAGGATTTGATTTCTACTGGTGGCAGTTCACTCAAGGCTGTTGAAGCGCTGAGAGATGCTGGTTTTGAAGTCTTGGGGCTTGTTGCTATTTTTACTTATAACTTGCAAAAAGCACAAGATGCTTTTGCCGAAGCACAAGTGGATTACAAAACCCTAAGTGATTATGATACCTTGATTGAACTTGCCTTCCAGTTAGGTAAAGTCAAAGAAGCTGATTTGCAGGTTCTGCGTGATTTCAAAGCTAGTATATAG
- a CDS encoding response regulator transcription factor, protein MNTTNTVNKPDNKDTRVLIIEDEAQITRLIELELKYEGYEVITAVDGIEGLKSIRNGGPDLVLLDCMLPNMSGEEVCRQVRNDSDNVPIIMITAKDSIEDKVKGLDYGADDYLIKPFATEELLARIRAVLRRKPKAQAGTLNYDDLWLDQFNRLAKRGDEVLELRSKEFSLLRVFMMNPEKYLTREFLFNKVWGYDFIGESNVIEVYIRYLRSKLQEKEQGKLIHTKRGEGYMLRKSDLK, encoded by the coding sequence ATGAATACAACAAACACTGTCAACAAGCCAGATAACAAAGATACTAGAGTCCTAATAATTGAAGATGAAGCACAGATCACCAGGTTGATTGAGCTAGAACTTAAATACGAGGGTTATGAAGTGATTACCGCCGTTGATGGAATTGAGGGGCTTAAGAGCATTCGCAACGGTGGTCCTGATTTAGTTTTACTTGACTGCATGTTGCCAAATATGTCTGGTGAAGAGGTTTGTCGTCAAGTTAGAAATGATTCTGATAATGTGCCAATCATCATGATCACTGCCAAAGATAGTATTGAAGACAAAGTGAAGGGTTTAGATTATGGTGCTGATGATTATTTAATTAAACCATTTGCAACTGAAGAATTACTTGCAAGAATTAGAGCAGTTTTGAGACGCAAGCCTAAAGCGCAAGCTGGTACTTTGAACTATGATGATTTGTGGCTTGATCAATTTAATCGTCTTGCTAAGCGAGGTGATGAGGTTCTAGAATTGAGAAGTAAAGAATTTTCTTTGCTTAGAGTTTTTATGATGAACCCAGAGAAATATTTAACTCGTGAATTTTTATTCAATAAGGTTTGGGGTTATGATTTTATTGGCGAGAGTAATGTGATTGAAGTTTATATTAGGTACCTTAGATCTAAATTGCAAGAAAAAGAACAAGGCAAATTGATTCACACCAAACGTGGTGAGGGTTATATGCTACGTAAGTCAGATTTGAAATAA